A DNA window from Terriglobales bacterium contains the following coding sequences:
- a CDS encoding site-2 protease family protein, translated as MKAQIKLGHVRGIEIGLHYSWLLIAVLITVGLAGHFREVNPGWGEAVIWSSAILTGALFFFFILVHELSHALVAGMRGARVKAITLFALGGVAQIEKDVSDATTEFWMAIAGPITSALIGLACLGAALGLGWKWALEPATPLQAILVWLGYINLALAAFNMIPGFPLDGGRVLRALLWWWTKNAERATRWAAGAGQVVALLFIAYGLAGVLLGRGLGGLWIALIGWFLMEAARASVFQVELAERLKGIKTGDVMARDYETVEASASLEELAHLLLRTRCFVVKRDGYLQGLITAADVGKVPREEWASTSVQAIMRPLRELRTVGPDTPLLQALEIMGSEDLNQLPVVQDHELLGLISRGHILQVLQAKAELKV; from the coding sequence GTGAAAGCCCAGATCAAACTCGGGCACGTGCGCGGCATCGAGATCGGCCTGCACTACTCCTGGCTGCTGATCGCGGTGCTCATCACCGTGGGCCTGGCGGGGCACTTCCGCGAAGTCAACCCCGGCTGGGGCGAGGCGGTCATCTGGTCCTCCGCCATCCTCACCGGCGCGCTCTTCTTCTTCTTCATCCTGGTGCACGAGCTCTCGCACGCGCTGGTGGCGGGGATGCGGGGCGCGCGCGTCAAGGCCATCACCCTGTTCGCGCTGGGGGGCGTGGCCCAGATCGAGAAGGACGTGAGCGACGCCACCACCGAGTTCTGGATGGCCATCGCCGGGCCCATCACCAGCGCGCTGATCGGCCTGGCCTGCCTGGGCGCCGCCCTGGGCCTGGGGTGGAAGTGGGCGCTGGAGCCCGCCACCCCGCTGCAGGCCATCCTGGTGTGGCTCGGGTACATCAACCTGGCGCTGGCCGCCTTCAACATGATCCCCGGCTTTCCCCTGGACGGGGGGCGGGTGCTGCGCGCCCTGCTGTGGTGGTGGACCAAGAACGCGGAGCGCGCCACCCGCTGGGCCGCGGGCGCCGGCCAGGTGGTGGCGCTGCTCTTCATCGCCTACGGGCTGGCGGGGGTGCTGCTGGGCCGCGGCCTGGGCGGGCTGTGGATCGCGCTCATCGGGTGGTTCCTGATGGAGGCAGCGCGCGCCTCCGTCTTCCAGGTGGAACTGGCCGAGCGCCTCAAGGGCATCAAGACCGGCGACGTCATGGCCCGCGACTACGAGACGGTGGAAGCCAGCGCCAGCCTGGAGGAGCTGGCCCACTTGCTGCTGCGTACCCGCTGCTTCGTGGTCAAGCGCGACGGCTACCTGCAGGGGCTGATCACCGCCGCCGACGTGGGCAAGGTGCCGCGCGAGGAGTGGGCCTCCACCTCGGTGCAGGCCATCATGCGCCCGCTGCGCGAATTGCGCACCGTCGGCCCCGACACTCCGTTGCTGCAGGCCCTGGAGATCATGGGCAGCGAGGACCTGAACCAGCTTCCCGTGGTCCAGGACCACGAGCTGCTCGGCCTCATCAGCCGCGGCCACATCCTGCAGGTGCTGCAGGCCAAGGCCGAGCTGAAGGTCTGA
- a CDS encoding POTRA domain-containing protein: MRAWLIPLLLMCAAPAPASAQAPPAPRPGPPWDRPVLQRRDSGPRSNKLCPPAFWEALPQFTYAPKVTVESVRFAGAGHVPAEVLEKIAAHYQGKSFTGPGWPEELSEAVRDAEQQQGYFCAQAETAPQTLSGNSLKEQRLAITVRVWEGEQYRLKLYLWREATVFSPAQLAAMMPLRPGEVFYIAKVREGLETLRQAYARRGRLGFQAWPETELGAADNSIALILNLNEGPVYRMGTLQILGLPEELARRIARAWRPKPGQPYDGSEPGYIFERFRGQLPQDAAPASNTRLKVDDATATVDVVLDFRGSS; the protein is encoded by the coding sequence ATGAGAGCCTGGCTCATCCCGCTGCTGCTGATGTGTGCCGCGCCGGCGCCCGCCTCCGCGCAGGCGCCGCCCGCGCCCCGGCCGGGGCCGCCCTGGGACCGCCCCGTGCTGCAGCGGCGAGACTCGGGGCCGCGCAGCAACAAGCTCTGTCCGCCGGCCTTCTGGGAGGCGCTGCCGCAGTTCACCTACGCTCCCAAGGTCACGGTGGAGTCGGTGCGGTTCGCCGGCGCCGGCCACGTCCCCGCCGAGGTGCTGGAGAAGATCGCGGCCCACTACCAGGGCAAGAGCTTCACCGGGCCGGGCTGGCCGGAGGAACTCTCCGAAGCGGTGCGCGACGCCGAGCAGCAGCAAGGCTACTTCTGCGCCCAGGCCGAGACCGCGCCCCAGACGCTCTCCGGCAACAGCCTGAAGGAGCAGCGGCTGGCGATCACGGTGCGGGTATGGGAGGGCGAGCAGTACCGCCTGAAGCTCTACCTGTGGCGCGAGGCCACCGTCTTCTCCCCGGCACAACTGGCGGCCATGATGCCGCTGCGCCCGGGCGAGGTCTTCTACATCGCGAAGGTCCGCGAGGGCCTGGAGACCCTGCGCCAGGCCTACGCCCGCCGCGGGCGGCTGGGCTTCCAGGCTTGGCCGGAAACCGAGCTCGGCGCGGCCGACAACTCCATCGCGCTGATCCTCAACCTGAACGAGGGCCCGGTGTACCGCATGGGGACGCTGCAGATCCTGGGGCTGCCGGAGGAATTGGCGCGGCGCATCGCGCGCGCCTGGCGTCCCAAGCCCGGCCAGCCCTACGACGGCAGCGAGCCCGGCTACATCTTCGAGCGCTTCCGCGGGCAGCTTCCCCAGGACGCTGCCCCCGCCTCCAACACCCGCCTCAAGGTGGACGACGCCACCGCCACCGTGGACGTGGTGCTCGACTTCCGCGGCAGTTCGTAG